Proteins co-encoded in one Mycobacterium mantenii genomic window:
- a CDS encoding Fur family transcriptional regulator: MSSTADYAGRLRMADLRVTRPRVAVLEVVDANPHADTETIFSAVRAGLPDVSRQAVYDVLNALSTVGLVRRIQPLGMVARYESRVGDNHHHVVCRSCGIIADIDCAVGDAPCLTPSDEDNILDGFVLDEAEVIYWGLCADCSTAGS; this comes from the coding sequence GTGTCATCGACGGCCGATTACGCGGGCAGGTTGCGGATGGCCGATCTGCGGGTGACCCGGCCCCGGGTCGCCGTGCTGGAAGTCGTGGACGCCAACCCGCATGCCGACACCGAGACGATCTTCTCGGCGGTCCGGGCGGGACTGCCCGACGTTTCTCGCCAAGCCGTGTACGACGTGCTCAACGCGCTGAGCACCGTCGGCCTGGTGCGGCGCATCCAGCCCCTGGGCATGGTCGCGCGCTATGAATCGCGCGTCGGCGACAACCATCACCACGTCGTCTGCCGGTCCTGCGGGATCATCGCCGACATCGACTGCGCCGTCGGCGACGCCCCCTGCCTCACGCCCTCGGACGAGGACAACATTCTTGATGGCTTCGTTCTCGACGAGGCCGAAGTCATCTACTGGGGCCTGTGCGCCGATTGCTCGACGGCAGGTTCCTAG
- a CDS encoding L,D-transpeptidase, translating into MTSKTSDQLVGRVLNRPRRLLLAVFAIVAAVGAIYVASGPHCPGGRCSHGGASAKTAGPAQITITPGPDTRDVDPVAPVTVKADNGTLTGVDMVNESGKPIEGVMTPDNTVWKPTVPLGYGRTYTLTVTSSGISGIAAKQVSSFSTLKPSNQTKVSFTTTSEASLRDGGTYGVGTVIVAHFDEKIADRAAAERQLSVTTNPKVEGSWYWVDDQNAHWRPERYYAPGTTVTAEAKIYGIALGDGLFGQDDTKVSFRVGDAHVSIADDATHQVSVFSNGQLQRTMPTSMGMGGTEDVGAKTISLWTPSGVYTVLDKGNPVIMDSSTFGLPKNSRLGYRETINWATKISSDGIYLHELDATVWAQGHRDTSHGCLNLNADNAKWFFGFSVPGDVVEVRNSGGPPLTLAQNGDWTLPWDQWRKGSALKPT; encoded by the coding sequence ATGACGTCCAAGACCAGCGATCAGCTCGTCGGCCGGGTCCTCAACCGGCCTCGCCGACTCTTGCTTGCGGTGTTCGCGATCGTCGCCGCGGTGGGCGCGATTTACGTCGCGTCGGGTCCGCACTGCCCGGGTGGCCGCTGCAGTCACGGCGGTGCGTCCGCGAAAACCGCTGGGCCAGCCCAAATAACGATCACTCCCGGCCCGGACACGCGTGATGTCGATCCGGTCGCCCCGGTCACCGTCAAGGCCGACAATGGCACCCTGACGGGCGTCGACATGGTCAACGAGAGCGGTAAGCCGATCGAGGGCGTCATGACGCCGGACAACACGGTGTGGAAGCCGACGGTCCCGCTGGGCTACGGACGCACCTACACTTTGACGGTCACCAGCAGTGGCATCAGTGGCATTGCGGCCAAGCAGGTTTCGTCGTTCTCCACGCTGAAGCCGTCCAACCAGACCAAGGTGTCGTTCACCACCACGTCGGAGGCGTCGTTGCGCGACGGGGGCACCTACGGCGTCGGCACGGTGATCGTGGCGCACTTCGACGAGAAGATCGCCGATCGGGCCGCCGCCGAGCGGCAGCTGTCGGTGACCACCAACCCGAAAGTCGAGGGTTCCTGGTACTGGGTAGATGACCAGAATGCGCATTGGCGGCCCGAGCGCTACTACGCGCCGGGCACAACCGTCACCGCCGAGGCGAAGATCTACGGAATCGCTTTGGGCGACGGCCTATTCGGGCAAGACGACACCAAGGTATCCTTCCGCGTCGGCGACGCACACGTCTCGATCGCCGACGACGCCACTCACCAAGTCAGCGTCTTCAGCAACGGACAACTGCAGCGCACGATGCCCACCAGCATGGGTATGGGCGGCACCGAGGACGTCGGCGCCAAGACCATCTCGCTATGGACACCTTCGGGGGTCTACACCGTCCTCGACAAAGGCAATCCCGTGATCATGGATTCCTCGACCTTCGGGCTGCCCAAGAACTCCAGGCTCGGCTATCGGGAGACCATCAACTGGGCCACCAAGATCAGCTCGGACGGCATCTATCTGCACGAGCTCGACGCGACGGTGTGGGCCCAGGGTCACCGCGACACGTCACACGGCTGCCTGAACCTCAACGCCGACAACGCGAAATGGTTCTTCGGCTTCTCGGTGCCGGGCGACGTGGTCGAGGTCCGCAACAGCGGCGGACCGCCGCTGACACTGGCGCAGAACGGCGACTGGACCCTGCCGTGGGATCAGTGGCGCAAAGGCAGCGCGCTGAAGCCAACGTGA
- a CDS encoding FAD-dependent oxidoreductase — MTERSEQPWAASPLDQGSASADVIVVGAGITGLMTAVLLARAGKDVLVLEARTVGACATGNTTAKISLLQGSQLSKVLPRHGRDLARAYVDGNREGQEWVLGHCEAHGVAVQREDAYTYAQSVRGVPSARAELAACQAVGLPATWADDADVPFAYHGGVRLADQAQFDPMSFLDSLVVELLGRGGRLVEHTRVRRVSWRGKQVRVHVNDAAQQDVELQANQLVLATGIPILDRGGYFARVKPSRSYCLAFKVPGNITRPMMISTDSPTRSVRYAPVVDGERLIVGGAGHTVGREKSPSEALDDLSTWTRKHYPGAVQTHFWSAQDYTPIDHLPYVGPILPNTESIFVATGFNKWGMTNGPAAALALSSRILGGRMDWARAFASWRPHELTGLTTALQANLEVGFNLTKGWITPAMRMHRRSPVDGEGGVVSGPPWHLEARCHVDGTEHRVSPVCPHLGGIVNWNDADQAWECPLHGSRFAPDGTLLEGPATRDLTA, encoded by the coding sequence ATGACCGAACGATCCGAACAGCCTTGGGCGGCAAGCCCGCTTGACCAAGGCTCGGCGTCCGCCGATGTCATCGTCGTGGGCGCCGGCATCACCGGGCTGATGACGGCCGTGCTGCTGGCCCGCGCCGGCAAGGACGTGCTCGTGCTGGAGGCGCGCACGGTGGGGGCGTGCGCTACCGGAAACACCACCGCCAAAATCAGCCTGCTGCAGGGCAGCCAGCTCTCCAAGGTGCTGCCGCGGCACGGCAGGGATCTGGCGCGGGCGTACGTCGACGGCAACCGCGAAGGTCAGGAGTGGGTGCTGGGCCACTGCGAAGCGCACGGCGTGGCGGTGCAGCGCGAAGATGCATACACCTACGCCCAGTCGGTTCGGGGTGTCCCGTCGGCGCGCGCCGAGCTCGCGGCATGCCAGGCGGTCGGCCTGCCGGCGACGTGGGCCGACGATGCCGACGTGCCGTTCGCGTATCACGGCGGCGTGCGACTGGCCGACCAGGCGCAGTTCGACCCGATGTCGTTCCTCGACTCGCTGGTGGTCGAGCTGCTGGGGCGCGGCGGACGGCTGGTCGAGCACACCCGGGTGCGGCGGGTCTCCTGGCGCGGCAAGCAGGTGCGCGTGCATGTCAACGACGCCGCCCAACAGGATGTCGAACTTCAGGCCAATCAACTGGTGCTTGCCACCGGGATCCCGATCCTGGATCGCGGCGGCTACTTCGCGCGGGTGAAGCCGAGCCGGTCCTACTGCCTGGCCTTCAAGGTTCCCGGCAACATCACCCGGCCGATGATGATCTCGACCGACTCGCCGACCCGTTCGGTGCGGTACGCGCCGGTCGTGGACGGCGAGAGGCTGATCGTGGGCGGGGCCGGCCACACCGTGGGCCGCGAGAAGAGTCCATCCGAGGCGCTGGACGATCTGTCGACGTGGACGCGCAAGCACTACCCGGGTGCCGTGCAGACCCACTTCTGGTCGGCGCAGGACTACACGCCCATCGACCACCTGCCCTACGTGGGCCCCATCCTGCCGAACACCGAAAGTATCTTTGTCGCAACGGGTTTCAATAAGTGGGGGATGACCAACGGTCCGGCCGCGGCGTTGGCGCTGTCGAGCCGCATCCTGGGCGGCCGGATGGACTGGGCCCGCGCGTTCGCCAGCTGGCGTCCGCACGAGCTGACGGGCCTGACGACGGCCCTGCAGGCCAACCTCGAGGTCGGCTTCAACTTGACGAAGGGGTGGATCACGCCCGCGATGCGCATGCACCGCCGCAGCCCCGTCGACGGTGAAGGCGGCGTGGTGAGCGGCCCGCCGTGGCATCTGGAGGCCCGCTGCCACGTCGACGGGACCGAGCACCGCGTCTCACCGGTGTGCCCGCATTTGGGTGGCATCGTGAACTGGAACGACGCCGATCAGGCGTGGGAGTGTCCGCTGCACGGGTCGCGGTTCGCACCCGACGGGACCCTGCTGGAGGGCCCGGCCACTCGCGATCTCACCGCGTAG
- a CDS encoding class I SAM-dependent methyltransferase, producing the protein MQDPPNRSFDPSMLREALIRRMYRRLSAEGHIRVPAVPGLIDEYVQLCNNVCATLGVWCPPEQSAQLRAALQAELAKAFKASPRSEVLISYQAPFGTDVNFRVQADWRTVEADYDQWLAIRPPPLFGTEPDARVLALAAEAADPTTYRVLDVGAGTGRNALALARRGHPVDAVEMTAKFAEVIVVEAAGESLSVNVIQSDVFTAMEGVRDQYQLMVVSEVVSDFRTPHELRGLFELATDCLAPGGRLVFNTFLARDGYVPDDVAVQLSQQCNSMIFTRDELTAAAAGLPLEPIADDSAYEYEKAHLPSDAWPPTGWFEGWAGGLDVFDVERDDSPIELRWVVFQKVG; encoded by the coding sequence GTGCAGGATCCGCCGAATAGGTCGTTCGACCCGTCGATGCTGCGCGAGGCGTTGATCAGGCGGATGTATCGGCGATTGTCGGCCGAGGGCCACATCAGGGTGCCGGCGGTGCCGGGCCTGATCGACGAGTACGTCCAGCTGTGCAACAACGTCTGCGCCACCCTGGGCGTCTGGTGCCCCCCCGAACAGTCCGCACAGCTGCGGGCCGCGTTGCAAGCCGAGTTGGCGAAAGCCTTCAAGGCCTCCCCCCGTTCCGAGGTCCTCATCTCGTATCAGGCTCCATTCGGGACCGACGTGAATTTCCGCGTCCAAGCCGATTGGCGCACGGTCGAGGCCGACTACGACCAGTGGTTGGCCATCCGCCCGCCGCCGCTGTTCGGCACCGAGCCCGACGCGCGCGTGCTGGCCCTGGCGGCCGAGGCGGCCGACCCGACGACCTATCGGGTGCTGGACGTCGGCGCCGGAACCGGGCGTAACGCGCTGGCCCTGGCCCGGCGCGGACACCCGGTCGACGCGGTCGAGATGACCGCGAAGTTCGCCGAGGTGATTGTTGTCGAAGCCGCCGGTGAATCGTTGAGCGTGAACGTCATTCAGAGCGACGTCTTCACGGCGATGGAGGGCGTGCGCGATCAGTATCAGCTGATGGTGGTCTCGGAGGTGGTGTCCGACTTCCGCACGCCGCACGAGTTACGCGGCTTGTTCGAACTCGCCACCGATTGCCTGGCCCCAGGCGGGCGTCTGGTGTTCAACACCTTCCTGGCCCGCGACGGCTACGTTCCCGACGACGTGGCGGTGCAACTCAGTCAGCAGTGCAACAGCATGATCTTCACGCGCGACGAGCTGACCGCGGCGGCGGCCGGTCTGCCTCTCGAGCCGATCGCCGATGATTCCGCCTACGAGTACGAGAAGGCGCACCTCCCCTCGGACGCGTGGCCGCCCACCGGCTGGTTCGAAGGATGGGCCGGCGGCCTCGACGTGTTCGACGTCGAACGTGACGACTCGCCGATCGAGTTGCGCTGGGTCGTCTTTCAAAAGGTGGGATGA
- a CDS encoding glycosyltransferase has translation MKIVLAAYGSRGDVEPCVAVARELHGRAHDVVVAVPPDKLAVAESAGVAAVAYGPDSREQITMATSFVRNVQNPMSALPQLIERVTTVWTGKSETLTSLAEGADLLVAGMNEQRLAANVAERLSIPLAALHFFPAGVLELGRLQSDVTSAAERVQRRVLGLPDGAGSSTRPALEIQAYDELCAPELAQQWAESGCRRPFVGSLTLGTPTDADDEVLSWIAEGTPPIYFGFGSTPITSPAETVAVISAACAQIGERALICSGPNDFTHIPPAGHVKVVEAVNHAAVFPACRAIVHHGGAGTTAAGMRAGVPMLILWLWLDQPIWAEAVSRLEVGAGRAFSASTLDSLVADLRSVRSAHHLSRAREVAARMTTSSESVAAAADLLEGAARPA, from the coding sequence ATGAAAATTGTGCTGGCCGCCTACGGCAGCCGAGGCGACGTCGAGCCCTGCGTCGCCGTCGCACGTGAGTTGCACGGCCGAGCACACGACGTCGTCGTCGCGGTGCCGCCCGACAAGCTTGCTGTGGCCGAGTCCGCGGGAGTCGCGGCGGTCGCTTACGGACCCGACAGTCGCGAGCAGATCACCATGGCGACCAGCTTCGTCCGCAACGTGCAGAACCCGATGAGCGCGTTGCCGCAACTCATCGAGCGGGTCACCACGGTGTGGACCGGTAAGAGCGAGACGCTGACTTCGCTGGCGGAGGGTGCCGATCTGCTGGTGGCCGGGATGAACGAGCAGCGGCTCGCCGCCAACGTCGCCGAGCGCTTGAGCATACCGTTGGCCGCGCTGCACTTCTTTCCCGCCGGCGTCCTGGAACTCGGACGGCTGCAGTCAGACGTCACCAGCGCGGCCGAACGGGTGCAGCGCCGGGTGCTCGGTCTGCCCGACGGCGCCGGGTCGTCGACCCGACCGGCGCTCGAGATTCAGGCCTACGACGAGCTGTGCGCACCCGAACTGGCACAGCAATGGGCCGAGTCGGGGTGCCGACGGCCCTTCGTCGGTTCCCTGACCCTGGGAACGCCGACCGATGCCGACGACGAGGTGCTGTCCTGGATAGCCGAGGGGACGCCGCCCATCTACTTCGGATTCGGCAGTACGCCCATCACCTCCCCCGCCGAGACCGTCGCCGTGATCAGCGCGGCCTGCGCGCAAATAGGCGAGCGGGCGTTGATTTGCAGCGGCCCAAACGATTTCACCCACATCCCGCCGGCCGGCCACGTCAAGGTCGTGGAGGCGGTGAATCACGCCGCCGTCTTTCCGGCCTGCCGTGCGATCGTGCACCACGGCGGTGCCGGAACCACCGCGGCGGGCATGCGGGCCGGCGTGCCCATGTTGATTCTCTGGCTCTGGCTCGATCAACCGATCTGGGCCGAGGCGGTCAGCAGGCTGGAAGTCGGCGCGGGGCGGGCGTTCTCGGCCTCCACCCTGGATTCGCTGGTTGCGGACCTGCGCTCGGTGCGTTCTGCGCACCACCTGAGCAGAGCCCGGGAGGTCGCCGCCCGGATGACCACGTCCAGCGAAAGCGTCGCCGCGGCGGCCGATCTTCTCGAGGGCGCCGCCCGGCCGGCGTAG
- a CDS encoding PPE family protein, SVP subgroup, whose protein sequence is MDFAVLPPEVNSARMYAGPGSGPMLAAAMAWDELAAALQSTANSYQAEITALTSGPWVGPSAESMVAAITPYLEWMRATGAQAEETANQARTAAFAYETAFAETVPPPVVTANRVLLANLVATNILGQNTPAIATTETEYAEMWARDTAAMFGYAGTTASATRLTPFAQPDPTTNSDVAQSEAVTQATGTAAGTARNAVTQQSFSAIPNLLGNISAAPNLGAAATPASATDVLGLGSDLVTFFLDAPASVAGLSIDTPGTLIALPFDVAGALTGFHTDDIVSGWAGVQSWPGTGAVPPTPFPVITNPAGGFGTLASAGLGQANTVGSLSVPPGWAAAAPAIRPAALVLPTTPAAAAAEAAAAAAPGGAGSLFGEMAVASMAGRAMAGTGGALGRERARAGEIEKATREAPKEPTTGQTPPQVLAGGPITSIAAELRELASLRDAGILTQQEFEEQKKRLLPS, encoded by the coding sequence ATGGACTTCGCAGTACTACCGCCGGAGGTTAACTCCGCGCGGATGTACGCCGGTCCAGGGTCGGGACCGATGCTGGCCGCCGCGATGGCCTGGGACGAATTGGCCGCCGCGCTGCAATCGACGGCGAACTCGTACCAGGCCGAGATCACGGCCCTGACCTCCGGTCCGTGGGTTGGCCCGTCGGCGGAGTCCATGGTCGCAGCGATCACCCCCTATCTGGAGTGGATGAGGGCCACCGGCGCCCAGGCCGAGGAAACCGCCAACCAGGCCAGGACCGCCGCCTTCGCCTACGAGACTGCGTTCGCCGAGACGGTGCCGCCCCCGGTTGTCACGGCCAACCGCGTCCTGCTGGCGAACCTGGTTGCGACCAACATCCTCGGCCAGAACACACCGGCGATCGCCACCACCGAGACGGAGTATGCCGAGATGTGGGCGCGCGACACTGCGGCCATGTTCGGCTACGCGGGTACTACGGCGTCGGCCACGCGGTTGACACCGTTCGCCCAACCCGACCCGACGACCAACTCCGATGTCGCGCAGTCCGAAGCGGTGACCCAGGCCACCGGGACCGCCGCCGGGACCGCACGCAATGCGGTGACCCAACAGTCGTTCTCCGCGATACCCAACCTGCTGGGCAACATTTCGGCAGCGCCGAATCTCGGCGCCGCGGCCACCCCTGCGTCTGCGACGGACGTGCTGGGCCTGGGGAGCGATCTCGTCACCTTCTTCCTTGACGCGCCTGCCAGCGTGGCCGGGCTCAGCATCGACACGCCGGGTACGTTGATTGCTCTCCCCTTCGACGTGGCCGGAGCGCTGACCGGTTTCCACACCGACGACATCGTCAGTGGCTGGGCCGGAGTGCAGTCCTGGCCGGGCACCGGCGCCGTGCCACCGACGCCATTTCCGGTGATCACGAACCCGGCGGGCGGATTCGGAACGTTGGCGTCGGCGGGCCTGGGCCAGGCGAATACGGTCGGCAGCCTGTCAGTCCCGCCGGGCTGGGCTGCGGCCGCCCCCGCGATTCGCCCCGCCGCCCTGGTTCTTCCGACCACGCCCGCCGCCGCCGCGGCGGAGGCCGCCGCCGCGGCCGCTCCCGGCGGCGCGGGGAGCTTGTTCGGCGAGATGGCCGTGGCCAGCATGGCCGGGCGCGCCATGGCCGGGACGGGCGGCGCCCTGGGCCGCGAGCGGGCGCGGGCCGGCGAGATCGAGAAGGCGACGCGCGAGGCACCGAAGGAGCCGACGACCGGCCAGACACCGCCGCAGGTTCTGGCGGGGGGACCGATCACGAGCATCGCCGCCGAACTACGCGAACTGGCGTCGCTGCGCGACGCGGGGATCTTGACGCAGCAGGAATTCGAAGAGCAGAAAAAGCGACTGCTGCCAAGCTGA
- a CDS encoding C39 family peptidase: MPARGADPAATTAPGVYGDPAAAAKYWAAQSLEDNCGLVSIADVVGEITGHAPTERQMLDLAESTPSGANPGPIYAPRNDSSHSGPDSGISMSDLVILLDHFGIKSEMTSASDRDENGLPALEHSLAKDRKIIAFVNSSVILNADDQRTKADHFLVVTGIDTGKAIVHLNDPGIDHADEQVGFARFVTAWQTSDQSVIVTAAPS, from the coding sequence TTGCCCGCGCGGGGGGCCGATCCCGCCGCAACGACCGCCCCCGGCGTGTACGGAGATCCCGCCGCCGCGGCCAAGTATTGGGCGGCGCAGTCGCTCGAGGACAATTGCGGACTCGTGTCGATCGCCGACGTGGTGGGCGAGATCACCGGACACGCACCGACCGAACGGCAGATGCTGGACCTTGCGGAGTCGACGCCGTCGGGGGCCAATCCCGGTCCGATCTACGCGCCGCGCAACGACTCGAGCCACTCCGGCCCCGATAGCGGGATCTCGATGTCCGACCTGGTCATCCTCCTCGACCACTTCGGCATCAAATCTGAGATGACCTCCGCATCCGACCGGGATGAGAACGGGTTGCCCGCCCTCGAGCACTCCCTGGCGAAGGATCGCAAGATCATCGCCTTCGTCAATTCCTCGGTGATCTTGAACGCCGACGACCAGCGCACCAAGGCCGACCATTTCCTGGTCGTGACGGGCATCGACACCGGCAAAGCGATCGTTCATCTGAACGACCCCGGCATCGACCACGCCGACGAACAGGTCGGCTTCGCCAGGTTCGTGACGGCCTGGCAGACCAGCGATCAATCGGTCATCGTAACCGCGGCGCCCAGCTGA
- a CDS encoding MOSC domain-containing protein, producing MDNSTAQTSDAVPMRVQALLRYPVKSMLGETLDRLLVDERGAEGDRRLALIDGETGHVASAKNPRLWRELLTCTARADAKGVRISLPDGTDVAADDPGIDELISRLTGRRVRLVTRRPDGATLVRPDPEQLLELGLDAEVGGRILRIAAATPGESFTDEAPLHAITTATLEHIGVEALRYRPNLVITTPADYPPYAENEWVGGEIVIGEARLRVLTATSRCVVPTLEHGPLPRAPQALRIPAAENRLDTGGHGAQPCAGAYLAVVTKGVIRVGDQVTVRP from the coding sequence ATGGACAACTCGACCGCCCAGACTTCTGACGCCGTACCGATGCGGGTTCAGGCGTTGCTTCGCTATCCGGTGAAATCGATGCTCGGCGAAACCCTCGATCGCCTGCTGGTCGACGAGCGCGGTGCCGAGGGCGACCGGCGGCTGGCGCTGATCGACGGTGAAACCGGGCACGTGGCCAGCGCCAAGAATCCCCGGCTATGGCGTGAATTGCTGACGTGCACGGCACGTGCTGATGCCAAGGGTGTGCGGATCAGCCTGCCCGATGGGACTGACGTGGCCGCCGACGATCCCGGTATCGACGAGCTGATCTCCCGGCTGACGGGGCGGCGGGTCCGGCTGGTCACCCGGCGCCCGGACGGCGCGACGCTGGTGCGCCCCGATCCGGAGCAACTGCTCGAACTCGGTCTCGACGCCGAGGTCGGTGGCCGCATTCTGCGTATCGCCGCGGCCACCCCGGGCGAGTCGTTCACCGACGAAGCTCCGTTGCATGCGATCACCACGGCCACCCTCGAGCACATCGGTGTCGAGGCCCTGCGCTACCGGCCGAATCTGGTGATCACGACGCCGGCGGACTACCCGCCGTATGCCGAAAACGAGTGGGTGGGAGGAGAAATCGTCATCGGTGAGGCGCGGCTGCGCGTCCTCACGGCCACGTCGCGCTGCGTGGTTCCCACGCTGGAGCACGGACCGCTGCCGCGAGCTCCGCAGGCTCTTCGCATACCCGCAGCCGAAAACCGTTTGGACACAGGGGGTCACGGCGCACAGCCGTGCGCGGGCGCCTACCTCGCGGTGGTGACCAAGGGTGTCATCCGCGTCGGCGACCAGGTCACCGTCAGGCCGTAA
- a CDS encoding zinc-dependent alcohol dehydrogenase family protein, which produces MRGAVIYGAGDVRFEDLPEPEIVAPTDAVVRVAATCVCGSDLWQYRGLTPVPEPTPFGHEYCGVVEAVGSDVSSVKAGQFVIGPFFASDNTCPNCRNGVQTSCLHGQLMSGCQAEYVRVPVADGSLVALPDQPDKESLPDLLTLSDVMGTGWFAAEAAGVVPGMTVAVVGDGAVGLCAVLAAREIGAERIIAMSRHEPRQKLAREFGATDIVTERGDDGVAAIKDMTEGIGADAVLECVGTEQAMQQAIDSARPGAFVGFVGVPHDVSINGEELFAKQVGLRGGPAPVRQFLPSLIESVLDGRINPGKVFDLSLPLEQVAEGYRAMDERRAIKTFLQP; this is translated from the coding sequence ATGCGAGGAGCAGTCATCTACGGCGCCGGCGATGTCCGATTCGAAGACCTGCCGGAACCCGAGATCGTCGCCCCCACCGACGCGGTCGTCCGCGTCGCCGCCACCTGTGTGTGCGGTTCGGATCTATGGCAGTACCGCGGCCTCACCCCGGTGCCCGAACCCACGCCCTTCGGTCACGAATACTGCGGGGTCGTCGAGGCCGTGGGCAGCGACGTCAGCTCGGTCAAGGCCGGCCAGTTCGTCATCGGGCCCTTCTTCGCTTCCGATAACACCTGCCCGAACTGCCGCAACGGCGTTCAAACGTCGTGCCTGCACGGCCAATTGATGAGCGGCTGTCAGGCGGAATACGTGCGGGTTCCGGTGGCCGACGGCAGTCTGGTCGCACTCCCCGACCAGCCCGACAAGGAATCGCTTCCGGACCTGCTGACCTTGTCGGACGTGATGGGCACCGGGTGGTTCGCCGCCGAGGCCGCCGGCGTCGTTCCCGGCATGACCGTGGCCGTGGTGGGTGACGGCGCGGTGGGTTTGTGTGCGGTGCTGGCCGCGCGCGAAATAGGCGCCGAACGGATCATCGCCATGAGCCGCCACGAGCCCCGGCAGAAGCTGGCGCGGGAGTTCGGTGCCACCGACATCGTCACCGAACGCGGCGACGACGGTGTCGCGGCGATCAAGGACATGACCGAAGGTATCGGCGCCGATGCCGTTCTGGAATGCGTTGGAACCGAGCAAGCCATGCAACAAGCGATCGATTCCGCCCGCCCGGGCGCCTTCGTCGGGTTCGTCGGCGTGCCCCACGACGTCAGCATCAACGGTGAGGAGCTCTTCGCCAAACAAGTCGGGCTGCGCGGCGGACCGGCCCCGGTCCGGCAATTCCTGCCGTCCCTGATCGAGTCGGTGCTCGACGGACGGATCAACCCCGGCAAGGTGTTCGACCTGAGCCTGCCCCTCGAGCAGGTCGCCGAGGGCTACCGGGCGATGGACGAGCGCCGCGCCATCAAGACCTTCCTGCAGCCCTAG
- a CDS encoding thioredoxin family protein, translating into MAIESTMLALGTVAPDFSLAEPATGRTLNRDDLTGPALVVTFICNHCPYVKHVAAGLAALGRDLAEQGVAMVGISSNDVVTYPQDGPEQMVAEARGHGWTFPYLYDETQDVARAFSAACTPDTFVFDGERRLVYRGQLDDSRPKNGRPVTAADVRAAVDAVLAGRPVNPEQRPSIGCGIKWR; encoded by the coding sequence ATGGCCATCGAGTCCACCATGCTCGCCCTGGGTACCGTCGCACCGGACTTCTCGCTGGCCGAGCCGGCCACCGGCCGCACGCTCAATCGCGACGACCTGACGGGCCCGGCCCTGGTCGTCACCTTCATCTGCAATCACTGCCCGTACGTCAAGCACGTCGCCGCCGGGCTTGCCGCGCTCGGTCGTGACCTCGCCGAGCAGGGCGTTGCGATGGTGGGCATTTCGAGCAATGACGTGGTCACCTACCCGCAGGACGGGCCGGAGCAGATGGTCGCGGAGGCCCGCGGCCACGGTTGGACATTCCCATACCTCTACGACGAAACCCAGGACGTTGCCCGCGCGTTCTCGGCCGCCTGCACGCCGGACACATTCGTTTTCGACGGCGAGCGTCGACTGGTCTACCGCGGCCAGCTCGACGATTCCCGGCCCAAGAACGGCCGACCGGTCACCGCCGCGGACGTCCGGGCCGCGGTCGACGCGGTGCTCGCCGGGCGACCGGTCAACCCCGAACAGCGTCCGTCCATCGGATGCGGCATCAAATGGCGCTAA
- a CDS encoding cutinase family protein → MSARRLARLVGISVVTAWALLSAPMGNPSATADPCSDVSVVFARGTHQEPGLGNIGQAFVDSLTSQLGGKSVDVYAVNYPANDDYHNSANAGANDASAHIQDVVANCPNSRIVLGGYSQGSTVIDLATNAMPPSVADHVAAVALFGEPTSQFSSMLWGGQPLPTINAAYGSKVTSLCAPDDPICSGGGNIMAHVSYIDAGMTAQAATFAANKVNQAAPRT, encoded by the coding sequence ATGAGTGCACGCAGACTTGCTCGGTTGGTTGGTATCTCGGTTGTGACGGCGTGGGCGCTGCTGAGTGCACCCATGGGGAATCCGAGCGCCACGGCCGATCCCTGCTCGGATGTCTCGGTGGTTTTCGCCCGGGGCACCCACCAGGAGCCCGGTCTGGGCAACATCGGGCAGGCGTTCGTCGACTCGCTCACCTCGCAGCTCGGGGGCAAGTCCGTCGACGTCTACGCGGTCAACTACCCCGCCAACGACGACTACCACAACAGCGCCAATGCCGGTGCCAATGACGCGAGCGCACACATCCAGGACGTCGTGGCCAACTGCCCGAACTCTAGGATCGTGCTCGGCGGCTACTCCCAGGGCTCGACGGTGATCGACCTGGCCACCAACGCGATGCCGCCCTCGGTGGCGGACCACGTCGCCGCCGTCGCCCTCTTCGGCGAGCCCACCAGTCAGTTCTCCAGCATGCTGTGGGGCGGCCAACCGCTACCCACGATCAACGCGGCCTACGGTTCCAAGGTCACCAGCCTGTGCGCGCCCGACGATCCGATCTGCTCCGGCGGCGGCAACATCATGGCGCATGTTTCCTACATCGACGCCGGGATGACCGCCCAGGCCGCGACTTTTGCGGCCAACAAGGTCAACCAGGCCGCGCCGCGCACCTGA